The following is a genomic window from Bacteroidales bacterium.
GGCTGATGTATGATAATTCCCTGCATGTTCCCCTGATTATTTTTGATCCGAGAGCAAAAAAACACGGCGATATCAGCGATATGGTACTTAATATAGATATTGCCAAAACTATCCTTGATATTGCAGCTGTTGAGATTCCTGAAGAATATCAGGGAATAAGCCTTATGCCATATGTCTGGAATAAAAAACCTGAAAAAGTAAGGGAAGAAATCTTATTCGAACACCTATGGAAATTGCCTGAAATTCCTTCGAGTGAAGGGATAAGAACCAACGAATGGAAGTACTTCAGATACAGGTTTATTGAAGCTCCTGAAGAACTATATGACCTGAAAAATGACCCCCTTGAAACAAAAAATCTGGCTCCGGATCCTGCCTATAATGAAATCCTGAGCAGACTGCGAAAAGAGTGTGACAACCAGATTGAAAAGTACACAAAAGCCAAACTTGTTTCAGATTATACTCCTCCTGAAGAAATTGACAAATCTTTTTGATTATTATTTATTCAGCGTCTGTAACAATATTACAATTTCTGCATGTCCGTTGCTTTTAGCGAAAGCAAGAGCATCATCTCCATCAACGTCTTTCAGTGACGGATCAGCTTTATTTGACAGCAGCAATTTTACAACTTCCAGTTGTCCCTCAGAAGCAGCATACATCAATGCTGTGAAATGCTCCTCCTTATCAGTGATATTCGGATCAGCAGATCTGTCAAGAAGGAGTTTTACAGCTTCGGGATACGGACCTGAAGAAGCCATCATAAGGGCAGTCCGGCCATAGGCATCCTGAATATTAACATTAGCACCTTTTTCAAGAAGCCTTCTGATGATTGTGGTATATCCGTTATACGAGGCATACATCAATGGTGTCCTTCCGTCAGTGTCAAGTGTATCAACAGCCATACCGCTGTCGAGTAAACTCATTACCCGGTCTGTCAATCCATTTACTGCTGCTTCGTGAATTGACATCGAAGGCATAGTGATATCAGCAGCAGCCGGGACACTTATTTCAACAGACTTACTATCAACCTTTCTGGTTCCGCAACTAAACAAAAGAGGTGAGCCTAAAATTAATAGAAGTATGTGTAGAGTTCTGATCATATCTTTATGAACAACTTGTTCTTATAAAGCCAGTAACAAAGGTACCATAAAGCAGCCCACACCATCAGACTTGTTACAATTCCGACAGTTATTTCACCTGCCCAGGAGAAAACAGTTGTCGGGAATGGAGTTAAAATTTTATAGACCAGACCTGCTCCGCCTGACTCAAAGAAGACGTAAATGAAGATACAGTTCATACCAACGATCCTGAACATTTTCGAGCCATTTACAAAGATCTTCTTAACATCTATAAGCCAGTATGAAAATGTCAGGGCAAGAATTGCATAACCACCACTTGTAAATACGAATGAAGCTGT
Proteins encoded in this region:
- a CDS encoding ankyrin repeat domain-containing protein yields the protein MIRTLHILLLILGSPLLFSCGTRKVDSKSVEISVPAAADITMPSMSIHEAAVNGLTDRVMSLLDSGMAVDTLDTDGRTPLMYASYNGYTTIIRRLLEKGANVNIQDAYGRTALMMASSGPYPEAVKLLLDRSADPNITDKEEHFTALMYAASEGQLEVVKLLLSNKADPSLKDVDGDDALAFAKSNGHAEIVILLQTLNK